From one Lycium ferocissimum isolate CSIRO_LF1 chromosome 7, AGI_CSIRO_Lferr_CH_V1, whole genome shotgun sequence genomic stretch:
- the LOC132064320 gene encoding pre-mRNA-splicing factor 38, with product MANRTDPLAKSIRGTNPQNLVEKILRSKIYQNTYWKEQCFGLTAETLVDKAMELDHLGGTFGGNRKPSPFICLVMKMLQIQPEKDIVVEFIKNEDYKYVRVLGAFYLRLTGTDVDIYRYLEPLYNDYRKLRRKLADGQYALTHVDEYIDELLTTDYSCDIALPRIKKRWILEQNKTLEPRRSALEDDFEEEEEKDEDEPLATGLDDEHEKDYYRGASPTRERDRDRRRDSHRHRDRDYDRDRDYDRDYDRERDYDRERGSRRDRDRDRDRDRHRLRDDKDYGRERDRERGRERDRRDRDRERGRRRSYSRSRSRSRDRKDREDDRRKRRSSASPARDEPKKKKEKKEKKEKKADGTDHPDPEIAEANRLRASLGLKPLNC from the exons ATGGCAAATCGAACCGACCCATTAGCAAAAAGCATTAGAGGAACAAACCCACAAAACTTAGTAGAAAAAATCCTTCGTTCCAAAATATACCAAAACACATACTGGAAAGAACAATGTTTCGGATTAACAGCAGAAACATTAGTCGATAAAGCAATGGAACTTGACCACTTAGGTGGAACATTCGGTGGTAATAGAAAACCTTCACCCTTTATTTGTCTTGTAATGAAGATGCTTCAAATCCAACCTGAAAAAGATATTGTTGTTGAGTTTATCAAGAATGAAGATTATAAGTATGTTCGTGTTCTTGGTGCTTTTTATTTGAGACTTACTGGTACTGATGTTGATATTTATCGATATCTTGAGCCGTTGTATAATGATTATCGCAAGCTTAGGCGTAAATTAGCTGATGGGC AGTATGCATTGACACATGTGGATGAGTATATTGATGAACTATTGACGACAGATTACTCTTGTGATATTGCTTTGCCCCGCATCAAGAAaag ATGGATATTGGAACAGAATAAAACGTTGGAACCTCGGAGAAGTGCGTTGGAAGATGACtttgaagaggaagaggaaaagGATGAGGATGAACCACTTGCCACTGGATTAGATGATGAGCATGAAAAG GATTACTATCGTGGGGCAAGTCCAACTAGGGAGAGAGATCGGGATAGAAGACGAGATAGTCACAGACATAG GGATCGTGACTATGACAGAGATCGAGATTATGATAGAGACTATGACCGAGAGCGTGATTATGACAGGGAACGTGGCAGCAGGCGTGACAGGGATAGAGACCGGGACCGGGACCGTCATCGCCTCAGGGACGATAAGGACTATGGACGCGAGAGGGATCGAGAAAGGGGCAGGGAACGTGATAGACGTGACCGTGACCGTGAGCGTGGTCGACGTAGGAGTTACTCTAGGAGCAGAAGTAGAAGCAGAGACCGTAAAGATCGTGAGGATGACCGTCGTAAAAGGCGCAGCAGTGCTAGTCCTGCTCGGGATGAAcctaagaagaagaaggagaagaaggagaagaaagaaaagaaagctgATGGAACAGATCATCCAGATCCAGAGATTGCAGAAGCCAACAGGCTTAGGGCATCGCTCGGATTAAAGCCTTTGAACTGTTGA
- the LOC132064321 gene encoding uncharacterized protein LOC132064321, with protein MKRKEKYGKTPTLVNFGIFCLPRAKPNSSKKMKMEKGSLHSMRKWKNPSSVLKYSQINGLAISLQQKVRVRLPKCLVVKNRMQKTEKGAKGRKKKIKWAKPAGFLPKEIGSIFCNASRNKKPFQSDTSSSKNDRHDEPDALDECMEERDQLIISGKKGNMFKTLLEDSVERLTLSKSCSFKRILRIIDTKGKQLTVNDEENSEISTGSGKQPWILPRNLSGLFKFRFRKKIGFCFTNWKTNKSDPGTDLEGLDYGAVNSAETEEMSKTINWESTKRQPAGYCIIRRVKSIHKKVVKRDRECKHEDEEEQENIELELCKKRILMGGKCRPLSASGSLHYDRNGILLPELSYQELLPFRS; from the coding sequence atgaaaagaaaagaaaagtatgGAAAAACCCCAACTCTTGTAAATTTTGGGATATTCTGTTTGCCAAGAGCAAAGCCAAATTCttcaaagaaaatgaaaatggagaaaGGAAGTTTACATAGTATGAGAAAATGGAAAAATCCCAGCTCTGTCCTAAAGTATTCACAAATCAATGGTTTGGCCATATCCCTCCAACAAAAGGTGAGAGTGAGATTACCCAAGTGTCTTGTTGTCAAGAACCGTATGCAAAAAACTGAAAAGGGTGCCAAggggagaaagaagaaaatcaaaTGGGCTAAACCTGCAGGATTTCTGCCAAAGGAAATTGGTTCAATTTTCTGTAATGCTTCTCGCAACAAGAAACCATTTCAAAGTGACACTTCAAGCTCTAAAAATGACAGACATGATGAACCTGACGCTTTGGACGAATGCATGGAAGAACGAGATCAACTGATCATCTCCGGGAAGAAAGGCAACATGTTTAAGACTTTGTTGGAAGATTCAGTGGAGCGCCTAACACTGAGTAAGTCATGTTCATTCAAAAGGATATTGAGGATCATAGATACAAAGGGGAAGCAATTAACGGTGAATGATGAAGAGAATTCAGAAATATCAACTGGCAGTGGAAAGCAACCATGGATTTTACCCCGAAATCTTTCAGGGCTCTTCAAGTTCAGGTTCAGAAAGAAGATCGGATTTTGCTTCACAAACTGGAAGACCAACAAATCAGATCCTGGAACAGACTTAGAAGGTCTAGACTATGGTGCTGTAAATAGTGCAGAGACGGAGGAAATGTCGAAAACCATTAACTGGGAATCAACCAAGAGGCAGCCTGCTGGTTACTGCATCATTAGAAGAGTGAAATCCATACACAAGAAAGTGGTGAAAAGAGATAGAGAATGCAAACATGAGGATGAGGAAGAACAAGAAAACATTGAACTGGAATTATGCAAGAAAAGAATACTCATGGGAGGAAAATGTCGACCACTGAGTGCATCCGGTAGCCTTCACTATGATCGGAATGGCATTCTGTTACCAGAACTTTCATATCAAGAGTTATTACCATTTCGAAGTTGA
- the LOC132064322 gene encoding single-stranded DNA-binding protein, mitochondrial: MNSVAAKLVKLLRLSPATRPVMGVQGSSRLCYSTGTFLSDDEPASNNEDVRIDDDDFLPEKPDLQLQGVDPRKGWNFRGVHKAIICGKVGQSPVQKILRNGRTVTIFTVGTGGMFDQRIPGDRDLPKPGQWHRIAVHNDMLGQYSVQQLTKNSSVYIEGDIETRVYNDSLSGEVKSIPEICVRRDGRIRLIKGGESVSSISIDELREGLL, encoded by the exons ATGAATTCAGTGGCTGCTAAACTTGTCAAATTATTACGCTTATCACCAGCCACCAGACCAG TGATGGGTGTGCAAGGAAGCTCTAGGTTGTGTTATTCAACTGGTACATTTCTCAGTGATGATGAGCCTGCAAGTAATAATGAAGATGTACGAATCGACGATGATGATTTTCTTCCCGAAAAACCTGACTTGCAGCTGCAAGGTGTGGATCCCAGAAAGGGTTGGAATTTTAGGGGTGTTCATAAG GCTATTATATGTGGCAAAGTCGGGCAATCTCCTGTGCAGAAGATATTGAGAAATGGACGAACTGTCACTATCTTCACAGTTGGAACAGGTGGCATGTTCGATCAGAGAATCCCGGGAGACAGAGACTTGCCTAAACCTGGTCAGTGGCATAGGATCGCGGTGCATAATGATATGCTTGGGCAGTACTCTGTTCAGCAACTTACCAAAAA CTCCTCAGTCTACATAGAGGGTGATATTGAAACCAGAGTCTATAATGATAGTCTCAGCGGCGAAGTTAAAAGCATACCAGAAATTTGTGTGCGCAGAGATG GGAGGATTCGGCTTATAAAAGGTGGTGAAAGTGTCAGCAGTATCTCTATTGATGAGCTCC GAGAAGGATTGCTGTAG
- the LOC132063052 gene encoding uncharacterized protein LOC132063052, with protein MEREDDDYAAIWDMTLMSMTWYMLVSLGFSIANLRRRRPDGQGASLSGAYRRPIRHRAWAGRGRPIKRWSRGRGLVDEPNDIARQASSATDIPSTSSSRPSTSQRPGYMPEMFAHYDPWSSFPQVPVSDLHMGDGHEDLDLEIIFDEYFLRPTARPTAPSASPAPRAAQEPSHMSSQEPVDTYVHSSAPVDPSPLVQIDPSPPPATAPGSAQETVEEPAKEPSNQPSREAVDTHVYVFTMK; from the exons ATGGAACGCGAGGATGACGACTACGCGGCGATCTGGGACATGACGCTCATGTCCATGACGTGGTACATGCTGGTATCACTCGGCTTCTCGATTGCCAACCTTCGACGCCGTCGTCCCGATGGGCAGGGCGCATCACTCTCGGGAGCGTATAGGCGGCcg atccgccacCGGGCCTGGGCCGGGCGGGGTCGGCCGATAAAGAGGTGGTCGAGGGGCAGAGGTTTAGTAGATGAGCCTAACGATATAGCCCGTCAGGCTTCGTCGGCTACAGATATCCCGTCAACTTCTTCTTCAAGGCCGTCGACTTCACAGAGACCTGGATATATGCCAGAGATGTTCGCACATTATGATCCTTGGTCATCATTTCCACAGGTGCCAGTTAGTGATCTACATATGGGAGACGGACATGAGGACTTAGACTTGGAGATTATTTTCGATGAGTACTTTCTTCGTCCTACAGCCAGGCCTACGGCACCATCTGCATCTCCGGCTCCGCGGGCTGCTCAGGAGCCCTCTCACATGTCATCTCAGGAGCCCGTCGACacatat GTTCATTCTTCTGCGCCTGTGGACCCGTCTCCTCTTGTTCAGATTGACCCGTCTCCACCTCCAGCTACAGCTCCGGGTAGCGCTCAGGAGACCGTTGAGGAGCCAGCTAAGGAGCCCTCTAACCAGCCATCTCGAGAGGCCGTCGACACACATGTTTATGTTTTTACAatgaaataa